From one uncultured Methanoregula sp. genomic stretch:
- a CDS encoding PAS domain S-box protein, which translates to MWNPFTNGSHYLHRTNADTPMTHPLRILIADDLATNLYLLESLLKGNGFEVTAVKNGAEALAAAKKLPPDLIITDILMPVMDGFELCRQWRKDDLLKQIPFIFYTATYTDPKDEQLAMTLGADRFVTKPQKPDILVQIAREVLEESNRKATLSPPHPPGDETEELRQYSEVLFRKLERKVMQLETEITERRQAEMELRQSETRYRKLYESMMDAFIRVNMMGQIQEYNHSFREMLGYSEGELARLTYQDLTPEKWHAFDRVIIETQILPRGYSSVYEKEYRKKDGTVFSVELRVSLIRDDAGQPSGMLAIVRDITERKRAEEKNQLTNRKLALMNDVTYQDIQNKVTGLRGYVELSREQVQEPEQIQIIEKESTILKSIHDLISNTKEYQQMGVDQSRWIPLERATRIQLSRISQKHDGIALVNDLHGLEIYSDPLIDRVFYNLIHNAIKHGRKLSRISFYCRETPDGIVLICEDDGTGIPYDRKSCIFDRVVGGEGKFGLFFVREFLTLSGMTIQETGTPGKGARFEITIPSAMYRFPENASDVSG; encoded by the coding sequence ATGTGGAACCCGTTCACGAACGGAAGTCACTATCTCCACCGAACGAATGCAGACACGCCCATGACACATCCGCTACGAATCCTGATAGCTGACGATCTTGCCACGAACCTCTACCTCCTGGAGTCCCTCCTGAAAGGAAACGGTTTTGAAGTGACTGCTGTAAAGAACGGTGCGGAAGCTCTTGCTGCTGCAAAGAAATTACCGCCGGATCTTATCATCACCGATATCCTGATGCCGGTGATGGACGGGTTTGAGCTCTGCCGGCAGTGGAGGAAAGATGATCTGTTGAAGCAGATCCCGTTTATATTTTATACTGCTACCTATACTGATCCCAAGGACGAGCAGCTTGCCATGACCCTTGGGGCAGACCGGTTTGTCACCAAACCCCAAAAGCCTGATATCCTCGTTCAGATCGCCCGCGAAGTTCTCGAAGAATCGAACCGGAAAGCAACATTATCGCCGCCACATCCTCCGGGTGATGAGACAGAAGAACTCCGGCAGTATAGCGAAGTGCTCTTCCGCAAACTGGAAAGGAAAGTAATGCAGCTCGAGACTGAAATTACCGAGCGCAGGCAGGCCGAAATGGAACTGCGCCAGTCCGAGACCCGGTACCGGAAACTGTACGAGAGCATGATGGATGCATTCATACGGGTCAACATGATGGGGCAGATTCAGGAGTACAACCATTCGTTCAGGGAGATGCTTGGATATTCCGAAGGGGAACTGGCCCGGCTGACCTACCAGGATCTGACACCGGAAAAATGGCATGCTTTTGACCGTGTCATCATTGAAACGCAGATCCTGCCACGCGGGTATTCTTCAGTGTACGAGAAAGAGTACCGGAAAAAAGACGGGACAGTCTTTTCGGTAGAGTTACGGGTGTCACTTATCCGTGACGATGCCGGACAACCATCAGGAATGCTGGCGATCGTCCGGGACATTACGGAGCGGAAACGGGCCGAGGAGAAAAACCAGCTCACGAACCGCAAACTCGCCCTCATGAACGATGTGACCTACCAGGATATCCAGAATAAAGTGACCGGACTCCGGGGATACGTCGAGCTCAGCAGAGAACAGGTACAGGAACCGGAACAGATACAGATTATTGAAAAAGAAAGTACTATCCTGAAATCGATCCACGACCTGATAAGTAATACCAAGGAATACCAGCAGATGGGAGTGGACCAGTCCCGCTGGATTCCCCTGGAACGTGCAACCCGGATCCAGTTGTCCCGCATAAGCCAGAAGCATGATGGCATAGCTCTGGTAAATGATTTGCACGGACTGGAGATCTATTCCGATCCTCTGATCGACCGGGTTTTTTACAACCTCATCCATAATGCCATAAAACATGGCAGGAAACTTTCCCGCATCTCCTTTTACTGCCGGGAAACACCGGATGGAATAGTGTTGATCTGCGAGGATGACGGAACCGGCATCCCTTATGACCGGAAATCCTGCATTTTTGACCGTGTCGTCGGGGGAGAGGGAAAATTCGGGCTGTTCTTTGTCCGGGAATTTCTCACATTGTCCGGTATGACCATTCAGGAGACGGGAACACCCGGCAAAGGTGCCCGGTTCGAGATCACGATACCTTCTGCAATGTACCGTTTCCCGGAAAACGCGAGCGATGTTTCAGGATAA
- a CDS encoding ATP-binding protein, which yields MKLQSRVLVLYLCIAVLVLVLIGGVLPASLQKQNLESITGDSISQLRHIDFALSNFIGEAKYDVLELSLNDNVQVRDDSHFTSFLNASEETFRYSYTPEEREIIDIFKDYQTTHPYVSSVYMGRENGAFVRSYPRRPTKYDPRDRPWYILAKDHPGTVSVTDPYKAVTTDDVNIGIGTPLLDRNGTMIGVVGADITLVNLTSYITTVGSVDGGEMILVDPNGTILASRDSSLLYSNISQILGDQTPVFLTTKEGVLVLNGTYLMYYTSPELGWKIGTFVPFSTIDQKINDSIQRILLFVLVALVLLSAITIIALNYTVIRPLTNLTEVSRKITETGDLDQNIETGGAGEIGSLARSFKAMVGKIHTEEQGRIQALAELEAYRDHLEEIVAERTRELASAKEAAESADRLKSAFLATMSHELRTPLNSIIGFSGILLQELAGPLNDEQKKQLGMVSDSSEHLLALINDVLDLSKIEAGQLRIAHDPSDIRPVLDKVARTVRPLAEARGLALELEVAPDVGIVRADSRRVEQVLLNLLSNAIKFTEKGHIRIACSLQGNAVLVSVTDTGIGIKPGDLDKLFRPFTQIETGLARQYEGTGLGLSISKRLVTLMGGTIRVESEPGKGSTFSFTVPVVYEEQGNP from the coding sequence ATGAAACTCCAGTCGCGGGTTCTGGTTCTCTACCTCTGCATTGCAGTGCTTGTTCTGGTGCTTATTGGCGGAGTTCTTCCTGCGTCGCTGCAAAAACAGAACCTGGAATCCATTACCGGAGATTCCATCAGCCAGCTCAGGCATATCGATTTTGCCCTCTCCAACTTCATCGGGGAAGCGAAATACGATGTCCTTGAACTGTCGCTGAATGATAATGTCCAGGTACGGGACGATTCGCATTTCACCAGTTTCCTGAATGCGTCTGAGGAAACATTCCGGTATTCCTACACTCCCGAGGAACGGGAGATCATCGATATCTTCAAAGATTACCAGACAACCCACCCGTATGTCAGTTCGGTATACATGGGACGGGAGAACGGGGCTTTTGTCAGGTCGTACCCCCGGAGACCCACGAAGTATGACCCCCGTGATCGACCGTGGTATATCCTGGCAAAGGATCACCCGGGCACCGTCTCCGTAACCGATCCCTACAAAGCAGTTACAACTGACGACGTGAACATAGGGATCGGGACCCCGCTTCTTGACCGGAACGGAACGATGATCGGGGTTGTCGGTGCTGATATCACGCTTGTCAACCTGACAAGTTATATCACCACGGTTGGCAGCGTGGATGGCGGGGAGATGATCCTCGTGGACCCGAATGGAACGATTCTTGCAAGCCGCGATTCTTCCCTTCTCTATAGCAATATCAGCCAGATACTCGGGGACCAGACCCCGGTCTTTCTCACCACGAAGGAAGGCGTGCTGGTCCTCAACGGGACGTACCTGATGTATTATACATCCCCGGAACTGGGGTGGAAGATCGGAACCTTTGTCCCGTTCAGTACCATTGATCAGAAGATCAACGATTCCATTCAGCGGATCCTCCTCTTTGTTCTCGTGGCCCTCGTGCTACTCAGTGCCATTACCATCATCGCCCTCAACTACACGGTGATCCGGCCGCTGACAAACCTGACCGAAGTGAGCCGGAAGATCACCGAGACCGGGGACCTTGACCAGAACATCGAAACCGGGGGTGCCGGGGAGATCGGGAGTCTTGCCCGCTCGTTCAAGGCGATGGTCGGGAAGATCCATACCGAAGAGCAGGGGCGGATACAGGCCCTTGCCGAGCTTGAGGCGTACCGCGATCACCTGGAGGAGATTGTTGCCGAACGCACCCGTGAACTCGCCAGCGCAAAAGAGGCAGCCGAATCTGCTGACCGGCTTAAGTCCGCGTTCCTGGCAACCATGTCGCATGAGCTCCGTACGCCGCTCAACTCCATCATCGGGTTCTCGGGCATTCTCCTCCAGGAACTGGCCGGGCCCCTGAACGATGAACAGAAAAAACAGCTCGGCATGGTCTCTGACAGTTCCGAGCACCTGCTGGCCCTGATCAACGATGTTCTGGACCTCTCGAAGATAGAGGCCGGGCAGCTTCGGATTGCACACGATCCATCCGATATACGGCCGGTACTCGACAAAGTCGCCCGCACGGTACGGCCACTGGCCGAAGCCAGGGGTCTTGCTCTCGAACTGGAGGTTGCCCCCGACGTCGGGATTGTCAGGGCCGACAGCCGGAGGGTCGAGCAGGTTCTTCTCAACCTCCTCTCCAATGCCATCAAGTTCACCGAAAAGGGGCATATCAGGATCGCCTGTTCTCTCCAGGGGAATGCAGTCCTCGTCAGCGTCACGGATACCGGTATCGGGATAAAACCCGGGGATCTGGACAAGCTGTTCCGGCCGTTCACGCAGATCGAGACCGGCCTGGCCCGGCAGTACGAAGGTACCGGGCTCGGGCTCTCGATCTCGAAGCGACTCGTGACCCTTATGGGGGGTACCATCCGGGTGGAGAGCGAACCGGGAAAAGGCAGCACGTTCAGTTTCACCGTGCCGGTAGTGTACGAGGAGCAGGGGAATCCATGA